CTTGTCTTTTCGTCGCGAGGATCAAAATCCAAAAGACGGTTATGTTCTAAAAGCCTTTAAAAGCCTTTGACAATCCCATCCGTCCGTTTTAAAAGCAATCCTAATTAAAACGTTCGGAATTGATATTTACCGGTTATAACGATACGGATATTATCCTCAAAAAGTTGAACCGTTACAAGGAAGTATAAATAACGTTGTTTGTTACTAATCTTATagacattttcaatattattctcATTAAAAGCTGGATGTGTGTTAAGTTTGTTTAAGAACATATCATAAGTGAACTGAGGAGTAAAATAACAAACCCATTGGCTGGCGGGAGGTCTGTTTTGTCCTCGACATGCGTCATGCCTTCGACGCAACTATAAAATAGTTGACCTCCCCCTCTCGCAGTTATTCAGTCCCACTGTTCCACAACGGCGGCACGTCGTGTAGTGTTAACCAAAAATAACTAGTTCCAATAAACGTAAGTCGTTTTTTATACTGTTATTTTAGTTGTGTcacaaaaaaagttataaaaaggtattttgcAGCAGcttcaaataaacaagaaatttcTTGCCCAATTAAGAGATAATTGTGATAATggattgaaattaaatatttttttctgtcgtaattaaagtaaaataaaaaaatactttccactatttattttaattaaaagcttataCGGGTAATACTCCATAGATATGTAGGTATATTCATGAAGGGTAGCATTCACTAATTGGCATTTAGCGACAAGTTTATCGGTTCTCGAGTGTTTGTATAGTAAAGTATTACATGGTTTTCGTAATCCTAATTTCCATAGCTATCAAACCTTTTTGTTACTTATTGTTTCTTTTAGTATTTATccattgataattatttaattagtcgCGCCTATTTTTACACGCCTGCACACGATTTTATGTCACATAACTAGGTACATTAACAGAAACTTTATTacgcttataatattaatattgctaCTGTTATATTTGACGGACACAACCCACACGGTATTTCTGCAATTAATTTCCTAGATGAAGTGAAAGTTATCGAAACTAAACCAGTCCATTTGAGCCCGACGGAAAAAGATAACACTTCCcacgttttatttgtattaatttaaacgaTAAAATGTATCACATAGATATATTTGCATTGTACCCGCTAACGAAGAGTCTTGTAGAATTTTAATGGTAGCATTTAACATAGATAGCTACATTACTAGAATAACAATATTGAGTAGATAAGTATAGAGATCCTTGTTCTGCTGCTGTAACACACAGTTACGGATCTAGGATTGTGGTTAGGATTTActctataaattaatacttactaAACAAAACTTCTTCAAGTTTACAAGTTAAATCATTGGACATTTTAACTGGCCTACCGAAGGTAATCAAAGACAAATTACCATACATAATTTAAACGCAATTGGAGGGTTTTGTTCATTTAGCCTTTTCTCAACCCTGCTTCGTAGATGTGTAGTAATAGGGACAATAGGGTAATCAACCATAGTTTTCGATTGTCTTGGGTGAGGCAAATCTTGAGACCCTGAGTATAATGATTAAGTGCATGAAAGGTAATTTACCTactaaacaaacacaaaatgattatttattttttattatctctttTACACAATTGAACACGTAATCTTGTATTTTCTTTGCATTAAGTACTCAATCAACACCATGTACCTAAACACTCTTTAAGTTAAGACCTGTGTAGGTAATTTAGAACTTATATCGAAGAGTCTAGACGCAGTAGTAGTATCAGTCTAGACAATACAATTTGCCCCAAGATTTGGCACAGAAGACATAAAAGGAGACGAAAGTATGTCTTATGCTTAAGTATTGGCGTTTACTAGGCTAGGAGCTTTATCATTACCACCGTACATGgtctttttttaacaattatgaatgtttattataaaacaaaatagatatCTCTACTTATGAAAAACGTGAGGCAGGCACTCGAGCCAGCACGCCCGCTTCGTCCGACTTCGCTCAGCGCCGCGGCGCCGGCCGGCGAGTTTATTTGCAAGCGTATCTAAACGCACAcaaacataaatacacacaGCTGTGTTTTACAATGATTATCTCATCGAAATCGGTTTTACCCAAACCTGTAATGTACTATTCACGTTCAATACAAATTATCAAGTATTTGTAACTGTGTCAGGTGTTTAGCGCGTACGAGAATAGCGTGGAATTTAGGATCGTAGTGTCAATAACTCCTGTTAAATGCTCTATCTATTAGTTATGTCTAAATTAACCAGGAATGGACGTACTGATATAATTGACAAATTCGAGCTCTTCGTTAGATAATGATCTCGAAAGGTAGGCAAAGCGACTAGTGCGTTTTGCTAGGAGTTGCCGCTTCGAGTCCTGTGTGACGTTAAAAAGTTCCATTTTATTCGATAcattaaattgcaaaaaaactGACAGGTTTATTAGTAATTGTCGCGTCCTATTTATACacaaatgatttgttttaattaacacagattcattattaaaatccaTGACATTTACCACTATTATTAGATTCACAGCCCACAGGTGATGGAAACAAAACATTGCGCTTATAATTTATGATTGCAATCATTAAACTCGTATAGCATCATGAttgtataattttcataatagttCCCGCGATCAAGGTCGCGTCGGCCGGACACAGTTTCCCACATATTTTGCTAGAAAAACTAGCTTCATTTTTGCAAGTCATTCTGACATGAAACAATGTTACTGTGTTACTCATTAGATGCTACGTTCGGTTATTTTAGGACATGGATCCAATAGAGTTAATGAATTTGTTAGTAATTCAGAACATGTTTATTCCACCGCTCTTTTCTAGAGCGCTGTTTAGATAAATTGAAtgtttagataaatgtgagttttataataagtttggagctatttttgttactaataagACTCTTCTAAGAAATGAGATGCATATTCCAGCTGAATTTAAGCTTGCGGCTTGAATTTTAGCCATATTTTCgttgatttatttatctatctatataagtacctaagtaaTTAATCCAGAAAAAATCTACTTGGAGCGTAAGTACATTCTAAGCTTACTGACTTCAATACGAGatctagttttaaaaaaatatgaaaggtaCAATAAACTTCTTCTAAATATATATGCAAGATACGTTTGAGTcttaacgaaaacaaaacattgttagCTTGTACACACACAGTACGTTCAATAATAACATTGGCCCGTCAATTTAAAAGCTATTACACGCATGGCCCGCTAACGATGTCAGCGCTTTAATTAAACCTCGTAATATCAAAAGGcacataataaatgaataagtCACTTAAAGTATCAAATATCTACAACTATTAACAACtgtttcaacaaaaaacaatatcaatttgAAAGTAATTTACGTAAAACGTCTATTTTTGTAATGGACACCTGTTATTAGACTGATTGTTAGATGACACGACATGTTTCTATGTCCATTCTATGTTTTAATCGTAATAATGTACCTAACtaaaattgaatactttatgTAAAGTTTGGTTATAACAAGACTGACAAACGTGGAAGGAAAAAAAGTCGTCTATATGAAAACGGCAAGGATCAATCAATGTTTAAACTTTCTTAATGtaggaagaggcctgtgcccagccgtgggacatAATACCTggttaaataaagatttaatatcCAACCAACCAAGTATAATAATGAAACCGTTGACACTCTTTGTATAAGTATTTCTTTGATGGAGGCCTTTAAatggataaagaaaaaaattagtCAGTTTTATGTACCTGtcaatatttgatttatgtCTAATAACTACTATTGTTGATCTTATAACTCCGATTATTATTAATGTTCAGTGTTCCTAGACTTAAAGTTAGAAttcttttacatttaataaataaagaataccGAATTAAATAGCGACGATGGCTGGCGAATCAGAAAATGTTGTAAGGTTGTATTTTTATCGATCTTAGTCCGACATTAGCCTAAAAGCACTAAACATATTTGTCACGACCTGCCCTAAACATGCGATGGTTTCCCAGAATGGTATTTTTATCAGACCTCGTAATCTTTCTTGTGTAATCTTTCATTCGTCACAGGCATTACTCAACACTTCAATTTTATgattgactagctgttgcccgcgacttcgtccgcgtggttagaagatataagttataatttatacctgccttctatctatctatatctattgtaggattcagtcagcgtttgcaatgtaagcgcaaaaaatgaatttttttacgacctcacattagaaacctcaaaaattgtagcctatgtgttattctgatgaataagctatattgtggtaaagtttcattcaaatccattcagtagtttttacgtgaaagagtaacaaacatccatacatccatacttacaaactttcgcctttataatagtagtaggataggGAGTGTCAAAGTCATCAtggcattttattattactaacaGAAGGTGGAGTCCCGTGGGGTAGTAGGTCAGCCCGTCATAACTTACGAATTACCTCCGACATCTGGCAAACTCTCTTTGCCATAGTTTTTGTCCTGCACAGAATGCACTATTGACCAAGTTTTTAGGGAGTCCGTGTTGACCGCTATCTCCGCATAAGCTCCAGACAAtctttttttcgtttttgcTCGTATCAACATCGCCACGTCAATATCCCCAGTAAAACCACCTTACCTACAAATTGTATAGTTATCTTAGAGCTGGGTAGTAAGACTTTAATCCGGTCGTAAAACATTAAGTCATGTTTGTACATTTATGATGACTAGACATATGACAACTGTTGTCACCAGGGATTTAGTCACCGCGTGTGTCCTTTATCTTTTCGTAATCAGCACtgctacctattttagttttgaaaatcaCTCAATGATGTGCAGAATGTGATATCGATAAAATGAATCGTGGAAGATACGCTAATATAACATGCATCACACCACTTTATGATATGTTTGTAAACTAGGTATTTATTTCAAGCTCATATGAAGTGGACATGATGTCATATttagtacctattcaattgacAGATAGGCACATGGGCAGAAGTATACACAACAATAAATAGTATCAGCCCATATAAGTCCAAATGCTGAGCAAGTGTCTTCAAAATACTTCAAATACAAAGTTCTCCCAAAGTgctcttcaattttttttaattaacagccAAATTTGCACCTCCGAAAACCACCAACCTTTGCTTCCAATTAAAGGAAcctatttgtaattaaaactgtaaaagtAATATCCTCGATCATTCGAACTGACCTTCCCTTTTGTCACGTTCATTGAATTTTGGTGAACGGCTTCCGTATACTGAAGCCTTCGTATTTGGTCAATTCACTTCAGTTCGATTGACTGTTCCTATTGTTGAAGGCTACGACCATACTAACATAGCCAACAATGCAAATAACAAAAGAGTATATTTCAATAAACCtgcaaatcaataaaaaaacgtttgatGAAAGTAGAGCGGCAGGTGtgaaaaaatgcaaaattctCAGGAGCATTAAGTtggtttttatcattattaacaACGGAGTACTGGAAATCTACTTAGAAAATCGAGTGCAAAGAGAAGCATGacaaatggcaaaaaatctgaaggaTCTCTTGTAATTCCGGGTGTTCTGTAGGGTTCAATACTAGGCCcttttttgtttctctttatatttataaatgacaatTAATGAATACACTTTCATGGGGagaattacaatattattatttactattatttgcTGCCgacgaaaataaatgatttcgttgcatttaaaattaagtttttaagatagttttttttcctaCACGAATCCCTATAATGAAAATAGTTAAGTACTTAGTTCTTTGCAGCAgaaattgaaaatagtttttggaTACTAAAACATGTTCAGCTACTCTTCTTCGGTGAAAAGAGTTGTCCTTGTAGCGAGTATAAAAGAAACTAGTTTTTCAAGATTTCGAGTAATCATTTACATAAtctctatatatataaaaatgaaacgctgttcgttagtctcactaaaactcgagaacggctgaaccgatttggctttttttagtcttgaactATTCGTAatagtccagggaaggtttaaacggtgaggaaaaaggaaaaaaatgcggaaattatgaaaaaaataacaaatttaatttactaaggtaaaggcaccatatttgGGTATTGTAGAAAAGAACGCTGTTATCAAAGCAATTTACAAGTTACTTCTGTCTGCAAGgtacattattcaattaacaatttagcTGTTCACGTTTATATGAGCAAATTATGCTTTAGTGTGTATACGTTTTCAAATAATCGGTCAGTTTAAGGCTAACATTTACTCGAATGCACGCTTCATAccaaataatgtttaagatgataattttatactgcgtgactatttgtttagtttgaaatattggaagggttacatttttatcgaaaacacatacataattatgtaacttttgAGTACTTCTTCAAGAAACGActagaaaacaagtttttgaaatacattttgtgtCACTCTCGCCACCTCCTTTCGTTTACAGTTTAtacactcagaattaggaacCAAATGCATTGGagttagaatttaaaaattgtaataaggttctttatatttttcactatttaacatttttacagtcaaactgtgagtatatttcaaaattaagataaataacacttctaaaaAAATAGCCAATTCTCTacttaatttatgttcttttaagttataatgaagacACCGCGGAaataggtgcctttaccttactccACCTACTTTCATGTCaaacgtttgacatattttgatgtctgtcatattgtgaaaagtaaattaaaagaagtttttattgttttccataTAATATAGCCAGCGTAGCTGTCACTTAGATTCTACTTGATCAGGTatcttcacaataaaactataaccatgccTAGAAAGAGGTGAATCTTCCCCAACGTCCCAAAGGAGCTTAAAAAATTGAGGAGAGACAGaagaacatcaggctgcaagtCGCTCCGTAGAAATTGTGTTTGATTTCTCAGGGTATTTATGGCTTGTTCTCAAAAAAGTGGCACTGTAACCTGCCGTACAGTTTTTGtaagaaatttttatttttttcttaagagatgtatataattttgttaagtattttatttaaagatacttTTTACACAGAGGCTATGTAATTTTATGGAATTTAATAGTACATACTAActacaaattgaatttaatgtatttgtttctCTGTGACCTGGCGTGTCCAAACACGACTTGTGgcactttaaagtaaaataaaaatatattcggtttaaaataaatttaaaaatgtttaaaactaaagtCTTGTATATGATTAATTTTAAGCTAACATAgaccatatttatattataaacctaATTTCAAAGTTATTCACGAAAAACAAATGTCCAACGTTATTTTCTCTATAACCTGTGCTTGCACACAATCGCACGGCACTCGTATACTGTGACGTCCTCGATGTCCCTTCCCCGCCCAGACGCACCCGCCAGTATCGAGCAAACCACCGACAGGACTGTACGCGTTTTGATTATTGGCAGTTTTAGAAAAAGAAGATCGAAAAACATCAGTCGGAGTTTGTAATTGGTATGTTATCTTTATTCTGTctctaatattattgttaatggttaagttgattttgaattgcgtttatttaaatataatattcaatgcACCTTTCCTAATAGCATAGGTATAAACTTCTGAATTGGAACCGTTACGCTGTTATAAGATGTTAACAGTCATATTCTCATTAACCTGTGTGTCTTTAACCTGCTTGGAAAGCACAGGTTAAAGACACACAGACCAGGTTAAAGAGACTTTTCTTAATTTccttcaattttaaattataatcaagttTCTATTTCATGCAAATAAGCAACATATGCATGGTTCTATTCTtgttgtatgtgtatgtgttaaaacaatacatttaaacttatttggGTACTTAGTTATTGCATTTTCAATTTGTCGTAGAAGCAATGTGTGCAATGTGTGCAATAATTACGGCTCATATTGTTCcgaggtttatttatattttcatttttaaggtaaaatgcCAAAACGAAAGAGTAAGACAAAAGAAGAAATCTTAGCTAGGAAAAGAGAACTTGAAAGAAAGAggtacgaaaaaataaaaaacaacccGGATCTTTACGCAAAatacaaagaaagaaataaagaaaagtacGAGAAACGTAAAAAAGAGGGTAAGGTTACGTCTATAGATAAATTGCCAGCGAGAGACCAAAgaatgttaagaaaaaaatggagAGAAGACgcaaaaaaatcatatcaacGCAAAAAAGAAGCAAAAGCAAGGATACAACTCTTTCTTGAGTGCAACAGTCCACCTTCCAGTGATATAGAAAATATCAATCCCGAAAATATTGGAGGCAGTAACGGAAATTACCCTGAAAGCCTGGGCAAATCTGAGTGTGGAAGAATCACTAGGTCCTACCTCAGGTCAAGAGATGTTAGTCCAGCAAGTTCATATGTCTCATCGGTAAATTCAGCTGAAATTGTCTCTCCCAGTGCTCAACGTTTAGTTAGAAAGCTGAGatataaaaaagacaaagaaattGCATCCTTAAGACTCCAACtgcaatcagtaaaaaaagttaatgatgCCTTTAGAAAAAAACTATCCAGACTTCAAtcattaaatgcaaatatttacgACCCAGCTTTACCTGGCACTAGCCGTGATGACTCAACGGAAGAAGCTTTGTTGCAGTCGTATAAGAATGAGAAAtcgtacaaaattaaacaaataatatcagcAAGTCTTCAACAACAATTCAAATCTGCAAAATTACACAGAAAATTTAAGACAATGTTTAGAAAAAGGGATTTACCCAAGAAACAATCAGTGTTGAAAAAGAAGAAGGATGTAAAAACGTTTCTGTCGGACGATGAAAATAGTAGCTGCACGGCTGGAAAAAAAGAGTACGTCAAGAAGGAAGGTATAAAGGTACAAAAACGATATTTAAATGATTCTCTGGGTAATCTTCATAAAAAATTCAATTCGTCCCAACCCTATATTTTGAGCTTTGCTACTTTTTGTCGATTTAGACCATTTTGGATTTTACCTGCTTCTAAAAGACCAAAAGAAATGTGtctttgtgtgattcacgaaaaTTTTCAACTCATAGTATCTGCACTTCACAAACACCAAATTATAGCGCCAAAGGATGCTACTAATCTGCTGAAAACAATTTGCTGCAATGTATATAATGCTAGATGTTTATTCCGAGATTGCATCAACTGTAATGATAATGTTATTCAATATCTGGTATATGACGATGCTACTGACTTTTACTATTGGTCATGGAACTCTAAAACTGAAACTATAGTACAAAACGGTTGCAATAAGACAATAAGATTagttaagaaagaaaaaatgaagACAAAACCAAAAGAAGCTATAAAACTTTTCGAAGATATGATAGATAAATATATGAAACACTGTGGAAGAATGGTGAGTCAGCAAGAagcaataaaagaaataaaagaacagcTGAAACCTGAGGAAGCTGTAATCCACGTTGATTATTcagaaaactataaatgctCATATGCAAAAGAAATCCAATCGGCACATTTTGGAGCTAGTAAGCCGCAAATCACTATTCACACCAgtgtactttatttttttgacgtGAATATGCAGAAACAAACACAATGCTTTGCCACGTTTAGTCCGAATCTCAGACATGATACTGCAGCTGTATGGGCTCATATGGATCCCATAATAGATTACTTAAAAGCACATTCACCACAAATAACAACTTTTCATATAGTGTCGGATTCTGCAACCAGTCAATATAGAAATTacaagatatattatgttattacagCTCTAAGATGGAACTACCCTCAACTGAAATGTGTAACATGGAACTACTCTGAATCTGGACACGGCAAAGGAGCTCCAGATGGAGTCGGAGCTGTTATAAAGCGTACTGCTGATTCATGTGTTAACCATGGAGCTGATGTGCcagattttgaaagtttttccCGTTTATTAACGCAAAACctaaaaaatgttgtaactGAAACTGTTTCCGattataagatttttgaaaaagatttgTTACTCCCTGATAAGTTACAACCATTTAAAGGTACCCAACAAGTCCACCAAATTGTATGGTGTAATTCTAGAAGCACGTCTGTTGTTTTAAGACGTCTTAGTTGTACCAAAGAAACGTGCTTAACTGAGGCTGAATACTGTAAGCATGGAAAACACCTTGGCTTTCATAATGTTCTCGTCTCGACACCGAAGCcaaaacgtaaaaaaacaaaagaatcttcTATGAAGCAAACTCCTCGACATGTAAAGACTCGCCTGGACTTCTTTGATGTTTCAGATGACAATGACGAGTTTGTTGCTCCTGAAACAGATCTTTCTGTACCTGTAGATGATATAAGTGTTACAACGCTTCATAGATCTACACCATTTTCAGCACTTTCCGAAATAGAATTGCCATCTGAACTTCGAAGAAGTACCTTAGACAACATTTTAAGTCAAAATGTGGCTGATTTTTCAGATGACGAGATATTTTAAGGTTTACTCTATTTTCAttgttccgtacccaaagggtgtccgtccgtccgtctgtcacccgGCTGTATCACAAGAACTGTGAGagttaaacagttaaaattttcacagagaTGGCATATTTCCCATATCCCATACTTCAGAAATGACTTTTGTGTGTCCGTTTTATGGGCAATGGTACGGAACCTTCCATACGCGTGTCCGGCTCGAACTtggctgtttttattttgtttattacacacaaagattttttgtttatttgcacaAGGTAAGCGTAAGTTGGTAACtaaagaaaaacgttttttacGACTGATTACTTAAGACTGATTAATTAAGTACTTGaatataactattttagttatgggaataattattttatgttgatatCACCTATGTCGATAAGTGTTAagatcagatttttttatagctCAGAAAGAGtagttttgattgtttttttttaaataaatgctgaTTTAACAAGAATCCgttgttattttttcagtaaCCTGTTTGACTCTCTTTCACTTGTCAGTATTTTCTCATTATCCTGTGCCATGTCTCTTTAACCTGTgcactgtattttttaattagctttttttaataagggAATGCACATAATGAGTTCCCTTTTCATTATTCCTTACCAGAAAAATACCTCAAACAGATTTCTACAGGAAAAACCTAAAATTTCTCAAAGTCTATATTTTTTGTCGAAATGTGCCACATTTTTGAGAACGACCCTTATGCATCTGCTTCTAAATCTCAAGAGACAAGTTCAGAACATGGTGCGCAACTGTCAgctgatcgtgaacgtcacgcattgtatctTGAGCCggagacgtttactgatagaGAATTATGCTTGAATTCCCAGCGAATTCGCACATCTACTAATaggtcttttgaaacaagtgatgaatgTGAtgtcaacagtttgaccgagattATCATGAGTTAGAAAGTGAGATAGAAAGAATTACTGGAGAGCGGCCTGAAGAGAACGAAAAACAGCACAACGAACgtttgaattctgatcgccttcgacattcactgaacaatgtcgaaatcatctgacgtatcggatgtgtctcaaaatatCGCCGTAAGGCTTGGCGGCCTTCCATAATGTTGGTAAGGGACGGAGAGCATTTACGCATTTCGGAAGCATTCCGCCATCGGATATGGttcaacatttttcatattttcatattatat
This sequence is a window from Trichoplusia ni isolate ovarian cell line Hi5 chromosome 8, tn1, whole genome shotgun sequence. Protein-coding genes within it:
- the LOC113497006 gene encoding uncharacterized protein LOC113497006, which translates into the protein MPKRKSKTKEEILARKRELERKRYEKIKNNPDLYAKYKERNKEKYEKRKKEGKVTSIDKLPARDQRMLRKKWREDAKKSYQRKKEAKARIQLFLECNSPPSSDIENINPENIGGSNGNYPESLGKSECGRITRSYLRSRDVSPASSYVSSVNSAEIVSPSAQRLVRKLRYKKDKEIASLRLQLQSVKKVNDAFRKKLSRLQSLNANIYDPALPGTSRDDSTEEALLQSYKNEKSYKIKQIISASLQQQFKSAKLHRKFKTMFRKRDLPKKQSVLKKKKDVKTFLSDDENSSCTAGKKEYVKKEGIKVQKRYLNDSLGNLHKKFNSSQPYILSFATFCRFRPFWILPASKRPKEMCLCVIHENFQLIVSALHKHQIIAPKDATNLLKTICCNVYNARCLFRDCINCNDNVIQYLVYDDATDFYYWSWNSKTETIVQNGCNKTIRLVKKEKMKTKPKEAIKLFEDMIDKYMKHCGRMVSQQEAIKEIKEQLKPEEAVIHVDYSENYKCSYAKEIQSAHFGASKPQITIHTSVLYFFDVNMQKQTQCFATFSPNLRHDTAAVWAHMDPIIDYLKAHSPQITTFHIVSDSATSQYRNYKIYYVITALRWNYPQLKCVTWNYSESGHGKGAPDGVGAVIKRTADSCVNHGADVPDFESFSRLLTQNLKNVVTETVSDYKIFEKDLLLPDKLQPFKGTQQVHQIVWCNSRSTSVVLRRLSCTKETCLTEAEYCKHGKHLGFHNVLVSTPKPKRKKTKESSMKQTPRHVKTRLDFFDVSDDNDEFVAPETDLSVPVDDISVTTLHRSTPFSALSEIELPSELRRSTLDNILSQNVADFSDDEIF